A genomic region of Miscanthus floridulus cultivar M001 chromosome 3, ASM1932011v1, whole genome shotgun sequence contains the following coding sequences:
- the LOC136545640 gene encoding protein ALP1-like, translating to MGQRKLYLQYYLDYFHYIWRRRLIAGILVCLAMYLHRIKSRKRRRAITYAPMIDRDVDRLARLNRLYHGTEAHCISELRMRKAVFHKLCHELRSRALLEDTFHVSIEEQVAMFIHCVGHHWSNRSIGFEFMRSSETVSRYFHHVLDALCTLGRDLICIRSVETHSKITSSPGRFHPYFEGCIGAFDGTHIPACVPFHMQDRFRGRKSYTSQNVLAAVDFDLRFIYVLAGWEGSAHDSYVLQDALSRPNGLNIPTGKYFLADAGYAARPGVLPPYRGTRYHLQEYRGTREPQNPKELFNLRHSSLRTTVERAFGTLKNRFKIFKSQPFFPLKTQVKIVMACCALHNWILQDGPDEYVYDDAAWYTTLPRSIRNRSDMHQENVAWARKRDDMAQRMWEDKVGAALD from the exons ATGGGTCAAAGAAAACTATACTTGCAGTATTACTTGGACTACTTCCATTATATATGGAGGAGAAGGTTAATTGCTGGTATTCTTGTGTGTCTGGCCATGTATCTGCATAGGATtaaatcaagaaaaagaagaagggccaTAACTTATGCTCCCATGATAGATAGAGATGTTGATAGATTGGCACGTCTAAATCGTTTGTATCATGGTACTGAGGCCCATTGCATAAGTGAGTTGCGTATGAGGAAAGCTGTATTTCATAAACTCTGTCATGAACTTAGATCACGTGCCTTGCTAGAGGACACTTTTCATGTGTCAATAGAGGAACAAGTTGCCATGTTTATCCATTGTGTTGGGCACCATTGGTCAAACAGATCAATTGGTTTTGAGTTCATGAGGTCAAGTGAAACTGTTAGTAGGTATTTCCATCATGTTTTAGATGCCCTTTGTACCCTTGGTCGTGACCTCATATGTATCAGATCTGTTGAGACACATTCAAAGATAACAAGTTCTCCGGGCAGATTTCACCCTTATTTTGAG GGATGCATAGGAGCCTTCGATGGTACACATATACCAGCATGTGTACCTTTCCATATGCAAGATCGGTTTAGGGGTAGAAAATCATATACAAGCCAAAATGTGCTAGCAGCAGTTGATTTTGACCTAAGGTTCATATATGTTCTTGCCGGATGGGAGGGATCAGCCCATGATTCTTATGTGCTTCAAGATGCTCTATCACGTCCTAATGGGCTTAACATACCAACAG GCAAATATTTCCTAGCTGATGCTGGATATGCAGCAAGGCCTGGTGTATTACCTCCGTACCGTGGTACTCGATATCACCTACAAGAATATAGGGGGACCAGGGAGCCTCAGAACCCGAAGGAATTATTCAATCTTCGCCATTCCTCACTTAGAACTACTGTTGAACGAGCATTTGGTACCCTCAAGAATCGTTTCAAAATCTTCAAGAGTCAGCCGTTCTTCCCTTTGAAAACACAAGTCAAAATTGTGATGGCTTGTTGTGCTCTTCATAATTGGATCTTACAGGACGGTCCTGACGAGTATGTTTATGATGATGCTGCTTGGTACACAACCTTGCCTCGAAGTATTAGAAATCGTAGTGATATGCACCAGGAAAATGTGGCATGGGCTAGAAAAAGAGATGACATGGCTCAAAGGATGTGGGAAGATAAAGTAGGAGCTGCTCTAGATTAG
- the LOC136545641 gene encoding uncharacterized protein, translated as MLEWCIEYLKKQHTRFKFKKSHLLLCANELNKKFAMGVTVDQVDRHYRYHKENWKYIATALRNSGNTFDETRCMVIVSEYEKAELSDRARRLLAKPIKFYYEMRELFIGSNADGSLAMDQNTCMDADDGSDSDESRELIDLNCYTQPEDLEGEDSDTLPTPTRHATFDNTSSSTSEARRKRPRANKSPTKKPRNKSRFAGSTDEITATMKSLRETLAATAPPQMPQLTDPHALLWQKLEAIPMTPDQRVLIGEHLSTKENKGKRGWLCNASADTLNAWVFKFLCDREGFNL; from the exons ATGCTAGAGTGGTGCATTGAGTATTTGAAAAAACAGCATACAAGATTTAAGTTCAAGAAATCACATCTCCTGCTGTGTGCCAATGAGTTAAACAAGAAGTTTGCTATGGGGGTGACCGTTGATCAAGTGGACCGTCACTATAGGTACCACAAAGAAAATTGGAAGTACATTGCAACAGCTCTGAGGAATAGTGGCAACACATTTGATGAAACCAGATGCATGGTGATTGTTTCAGAATATGAGAAAGCAGAATTATCT GATAGAGCAAGACGCCTGCTTgctaagcccatcaagttctacTATGAGATGAGAGAACTATTCATAGGATCCAATGCTGATGGATCTTTGGCTATGGACCAGAACACATGCATGGATGCTGATGATGGCTCAGATAGTGATGAATCAAGAGAACTAATTGACCTCAATTGCTACACACAGCCTGAAGATCTAGAAGGTGAGGATTCAGACACTTTGCCAACTCCAACCAGACATGCTACATTTGATAACACATCTTCCAGCACTAGTGAAGCTAGGAGGAAGCGTCCAAGAGCCAATAAGTCACCAACTAAGAAACCAAGAAACAAGAGCCGTTTTGCAGGTTCCACTGATGAAATAACTGCTACAATGAAGTCACTTCGGGAAACACTTGCTGCCACTGCCCCTCCCCAAATGCCACAGCTTACTGATCCTCATGCACTATTATGGCAAAAACTAGAGGCAATCCCAATGACACCAGATCAGAGGGTTCTTATTGGTGAACATTTGTCTACCAAGGAGAATAAAGGTAAGCGTGGCTGGTTATGTAATGCAAGCGCCGATACTCTGAATGCTTGGGTGTTCAAGTTCTTATGTGACAGAGAAGGCTTTAACCTGTGA